A genomic segment from Candidatus Binatia bacterium encodes:
- a CDS encoding pyridoxamine 5'-phosphate oxidase family protein: protein MIALTDKIPELIDNALANGCPCVLATVSKDGEPDIGYKGSMMVFDNKSLAYWERTRRQHLKNVLENPKVVVLFRDAKTRLNFRFHGVATVHQDGPIREQVMSRTVKDEIDKDPERKGA from the coding sequence ATGATTGCTCTAACGGACAAAATACCCGAATTGATCGACAACGCCCTGGCGAACGGCTGCCCATGCGTCCTCGCCACGGTATCCAAGGACGGCGAGCCGGACATCGGCTACAAAGGCAGCATGATGGTCTTTGACAACAAGTCGCTCGCATACTGGGAGCGCACAAGACGGCAGCATCTCAAAAATGTCCTGGAAAATCCCAAAGTCGTCGTGCTTTTCCGGGACGCGAAAACCAGACTCAACTTCCGCTTCCACGGCGTCGCGACGGTTCACCAGGACGGGCCTATCCGGGAGCAAGTTATGTCCCGCACCGTCAAGGATGAGATCGACAAGGATCCGGAGCGGAAGGGCGC
- a CDS encoding (2Fe-2S)-binding protein: MKKKIRLRVNGKKVEQEVPTNRLMIDFLRYDLGLTGTKEGCSVGVCGACTVLMDGEMISSCLAPAVFADGHDITTVEGLAKNGELHPVQKSFIKYGGFQCGICTPGQVVAAKALLDRVPKPNEEQIKDWMMGNLCRCTGYYKIIESIQKAHQFAR; this comes from the coding sequence ATGAAGAAAAAGATTCGCCTGCGCGTCAACGGGAAAAAAGTCGAGCAGGAGGTTCCGACGAACCGCTTGATGATCGACTTTCTCCGCTACGATCTCGGCCTCACGGGCACCAAGGAGGGTTGCAGTGTCGGTGTCTGCGGCGCGTGCACGGTGCTCATGGACGGGGAGATGATCAGCTCCTGTCTTGCGCCCGCGGTGTTCGCGGACGGACACGACATCACGACGGTCGAGGGGCTGGCCAAAAACGGCGAGCTTCACCCGGTGCAAAAGAGCTTCATCAAGTACGGCGGCTTCCAGTGCGGCATCTGCACGCCGGGCCAGGTTGTCGCGGCCAAAGCCCTGCTGGACAGAGTTCCGAAGCCGAACGAAGAGCAGATCAAAGACTGGATGATGGGCAACCTCTGCCGCTGCACCGGCTACTACAAGATCATCGAGTCGATTCAAAAAGCGCATCAGTTCGCTAGATAA
- the tenA gene encoding thiaminase II, producing the protein MAGLFTRQLRRETDKIWHAVHAHPFLDELRAGTLPMDRFVYFILQDYVYLLDFAQVLCLGGAKSPDLKTLEIFCRHALIAVEVERSFHASFGKSLGLSQRQLDRTPKGPVTEAYTKHLQAVARGGSLAEIVAAVLPCYWIYGEVGRRLYRRRPRKPAIYREWIEIYASEDYWKPVREQIWLMDRLAAGARGEEKKLLRDHFILSSRYEFLFWDQAYRLEQWPV; encoded by the coding sequence ATGGCCGGACTTTTCACACGACAGTTGCGACGCGAGACGGATAAAATCTGGCACGCCGTTCACGCCCACCCCTTTTTGGACGAGCTTCGCGCCGGCACCCTGCCGATGGACCGGTTCGTCTATTTTATCTTGCAGGACTACGTTTACCTCCTCGACTTCGCCCAGGTCCTCTGCCTTGGAGGCGCGAAATCGCCGGATCTAAAAACTCTGGAAATCTTCTGCCGCCACGCGCTGATCGCCGTCGAAGTGGAGCGAAGCTTTCATGCGAGCTTTGGAAAGAGCCTGGGCCTCTCGCAGCGGCAGCTCGACCGCACGCCCAAAGGGCCGGTCACCGAAGCGTACACGAAGCATCTTCAGGCCGTGGCCCGAGGCGGGAGCCTGGCGGAAATCGTCGCCGCGGTGCTACCGTGCTACTGGATTTACGGCGAGGTAGGAAGGAGACTCTATCGCAGGCGGCCAAGAAAGCCGGCGATTTACCGCGAGTGGATCGAGATTTACGCGTCAGAGGATTATTGGAAACCGGTGCGGGAGCAGATATGGTTGATGGACCGCCTCGCCGCGGGCGCCCGAGGCGAAGAGAAAAAGCTCCTGCGTGACCATTTTATTCTCAGCAGCCGCTACGAATTTCTTTTTTGGGACCAGGCGTATCGTCTGGAACAATGGCCGGTTTGA